The following proteins are co-located in the Xyrauchen texanus isolate HMW12.3.18 chromosome 41, RBS_HiC_50CHRs, whole genome shotgun sequence genome:
- the LOC127634189 gene encoding cytochrome b5-like, which produces MDEKGTDGNGVKYYRLSEVEERNSFKSTWIIIHNKVFDVTKFLEEHPGGEEVLREQAGGDATDSFEDVGHSTDAREMSNSMVIGELHPDDRDKLAKPPESLGTTVQETASWSNWLIPVVAAVIVTFMYHIYTAEEA; this is translated from the exons atggatGAGAAAGGCACAGACGGAAATGGTGTTAAATATTATCGCTTGTCAGAGGTGGAGGAACGGAACTCTTTTAAAAGCACGTGGATTATCATCCACAATAAAGTATTCGATGTCACAAAGTTTCTCGAGGAG CACCCAGGAGGAGAGGAGGTGTTGCGAGAGCAGGCGGGTGGAGATGCCACGGACAGTTTTGAAGATGTTGGGCACTCGACAGATGCACGTGAGATGTCCAATTCTATGGTCATAGGAGAGCTTCATCCA GACGACAGGGATAAGCTTGCCAAACCACCA GAATCACTTGGAACAACTGTTCAAGAAACAGCAAG CTGGTCAAACTGGTTGATACCTGTTGTCGCTGCTGTAATTGTCACGTTCATGTACCATATATACACAGCAGAGGAGGCATGA